The sequence gcacaaaccgctattatcaatcagataatttttaccaaacagcagctaatcaaatcagctagtcaaatcagctaatgtaatcagctaacagctaatgtaatcagctaattcccaaacagggccaaagATTATTACactctatatcaaatagtcacagtttcttATTTTAAGATAGGACGagaactcaattgatgatttttgcttagtttaggGACCTGATTGAATCTAATTAATGATGTTGATAGTTTAAAgtcttaattgattttgaaacttTAATTTGAGGCCAAATGAGTGTAATGTCAAAAAACTTTTAAAAAGATTGATTGGACTACCCATCAGACTTTTCAATATACCCAACTTGCAACAATAAATTTAGAGAAATGCCGAGACATCCGTTCCCAAGAGTAATCACCACAAATTCAGTTACGTTTTCATGTTCCAATTGAACACTTTCCCCTTTTCGTTATTCCCAAAGGATAAGGTTCTTCTTTTTTGCAGATCCAATCACGATCTTAAAATAAGAACAAGAGATCTTTCTCGATCAATTCTTTGCCCCTTATGAGATTTAAACTTTAGGATGATTTTAATCTCAATCCTAAAattctaataagtctagatctaacggaGCAAATTCTATGATCCATATAAATACTAGTAATAAACTATCTATTACCAAGAAAGATGAAATATTCAACAACAATGTCAAAAATTCTCAAGTTCCAGTCATAAATTCTTAATTCTTTTGTTAATGGTTTCTCTGTCCTTGATCTTCTCCTTCTTGTCAACATTCTCATTCTGCATACATGATTTTTCTGGTGAAACAGGCTCTTTCTTTGCCTCTAACTTATTTGAACGTAAATCCATCAAATAGCTATGCTTCTGCCTTAAAAACCTGAAATTCAAACACAAGGAACAACATTACTAAAGGAGTATATAATCTCCACACTGCCAATAAAAGTATCGAATGATGTTTCGATTTGGCTAGCTAAGTGAAATAGGTCGAAAATGAATTGCAACTGCCCGGTTAGTTCTTTTTATAGCTCATTTTTAGGGGTTTACTCTAAACAATAGATAATAAAGTGTTCCGTTAAGATTTGAAAACAGTTACTAATAGCTATTTTGGAAACAACAGATAATAAAGTGTTCCGTTTGGTTCTTCTTTTTATAGCTCATTTTTACGGGTTTGCTCCAAACAACAGATGTAAAGTATTCTTTTAAGATTTGAAAACAGTTACTAATAGCTATTTTGGAAAACagtaaggctctgttctttattgctgaaaaaaactgaactgaactgaattgaactgaattaaactgaatactgctgaatactgaactgaactgaatttaactgaatactgaactgaactgaatttaactgaatactactgaacttaactgaatactaccgaactgaaccgaactaaacaataatgatgatattagactttaaaataatttaattgataatattggacattaataaacttataataataataatgatggttctaataaatttaataatatcaataataaataaataaatatattattaaagataaaactaaattgaatatcaaataaaagctcagcttgataaaattttggctcgataaaagcctataaaattaaataaaaatgagtctaatttaaattaaaaatacaaattacatacaaacacaaatttagatataatttaaagcctatgaaatcaaatacaaatttttatatgaatacaaactcttaactttttattctaattaagggttaaagtgtaaaaatatccctaacgttttgggtcatgggtaattttacccctaacatctaaaatggtgcaattttatccctaacattgataaattcgataaatttgagtgcaattcctaatttttaaatatggaagcatactttagttttaatttttttattaaacgatatatactttaataaactatcatttcttgactatcatttcttaacttttatctaatttatagataatgataaactataaataataataataataaataataataaattaaataataataattattataataaattatatataaataattataatataataaataaggataaattactgaatactgaaactgaatactgaaactggatgctgaaactgaatgctgaactgaactgaattgaactgattgttactgaaattaagtgataaagaacagggcctaactAATAGCTATTTTGGAAGGCAAATTAACCGTTTGGTTCTTTTTATAGCTCATTTTTACGGGTTTACTCCACACAATAGATATGAAGTGTTCTGTTAAGATTAGAAAACAGTTACCGATAGCTATTTCGGAAGGCAAATTAACAAATAGCTAACAAGAATAACAACTAGTAAACAACAACAGCTCAACCAAACGGGTCCTAAGTACCTAGTCCTGGCTTGCACATTTTTTGTCAAATCTAAAAAGTTGAAATGTGTTACAAGATGTCGAGGAAATGTTTAATCTACAATTTTAACTTGATAGGTATTGTCGTTGTCGAATAACACTCTTTACCATTATCTTTGACACAACCCTGCACGCGAATACCTTTACCTTGAAAGGTGTACAACACAAGCTCGCTCTACTATACTttgaaattaaataataaatgacATCAGTAGTTGAGCTCTCGACCTCTTGTTTTAAAAAAGCCGgtatttgactcaaaagcttaGGCTTATTGATATTAAATAAGGCCTAATAATAGTATTTTATCGTTGTCTCCGACACAAACTGCGAATCATATACTGAAACGTGTCAATTTTGAACTAATTTGATTATATGCCAAGCTATAGGCTGAATTGATATGCGATATTATTGGTCTAGCATGCCTAATTTAAAGTAGGGGTGATAATTTCTGACACGGTAACATGATTCACACAGAGACAACTCGACTGACATGACACGATTGACATGTGGAACATATTGACAACATAACACGATTCTGACATGATAAAGCGAATTACACACCTGACTTCAGCTAATAGAGCATCTCTCTTCTTCTGTGTTATCTGcatctttttcttctttgaaACAAAGTCCTTCAAGAAAAGAAATTACACAACATGAGCAACTTGCATTCAATTTTCCCTAATGTTAAGGTTAAAAAAGGGATAAAAATTAAGGGTTAAGTACAAACTTGTTCAATTTATTTAGAGATTAGGTGattaaggctctgttctttgaCGCTTAATTTCAGAATCagtaatttcagttcagtagcattcagttcagtttacttaatttcagtcaaaaaTAACAGAGCCTAAGAGTATGTTCGGTTCAACTGTTACTTGCTATTGACTGTTTGCCAGTAACGGGTAAATATAAGCTTATTTTCCTACCAAAATAGCTATTAATAGTTGTTTTCCCATCCTAATCGAATATTTCATATCTACTATTTCGAGTAAAATAGCAATAAGGAAAAGCAAGCAGCTCAATTTTACCTCATGATAGATAATCTAattcaattttacccttttctAAGTGATATCACACTACTACATAGGGGTACACATGGACCAAAGACGCAGTAACTCATAAGAGTAACCGCCATTGACACGTGGCCCAGTCAAATAGAGTCTTAATCAGCAGGTGTCCTTAAACGTAACCGCAATTGACTTCCCATTAAGAGATTGCCACGTGGCCACCCACCGAAATCTAGGGCACTACCCAAATCTAGTGTATACTTCATCTTTCTAGCTCACCTAAGCTGAGTACTTTTTCGGTTCCCGGCCTCTTCACTtaccacttttttttttttttgtcttatttCAGGCGACCAGTGACTCCAGCAAGCTCAGTTTGAAAATCATCGCATCTTTTAAATTCCCGGGAAAAACAGTGACataatttctttaaaaaaaggCAAATTGAGCTAGAATTTCTAGCAAAACAGCAATCTTGAGCCGTTTTGTATGATGACGGTCTAAGTTGGACTGACACTGACACTAGAAAaagttatttctaaaataacaCGGACAAGGACACAGACAATTACAAACCCTACTAAAGAGGATCGTCCATGCGGGCAGGCAAAATTGACCCATATTCCTAAAATCAATGGAATAATTTATGCAATTTTAAGCCACAATCAGTGTACTGAAACATAAAAATCTAACCTTCTGCAAATCCACAAATTCTTCAAGTAATCTTTGATGCTTCATTCGAAACCTAATTTCCTCGTCCATGGATTGTAGTTGACAGGAGTCCATAGCTATGAATCTCCAGTCAATTTCGAGTTTACCTGCAAGATTCCGCAAAAGAAAACCAGGTTAATAAGAGAATTCAAAACCCTAATTCGAAAAATCAAACCCCAATTTGAATGAAAGAGTTCTACCCGTTAAACACAAATTCAAATCCAATTAGGAGACTGAaataaaaacaaagacaaaTTATGAGAACACATTAAAATCCAGCTCATCTCCTTCGTCTGCAGCGGCAGAGATTGAAGATTGAgcccaaaacaaaaacaaaaaaaacggaAACCGAATTCAACtagaaaagacaaaaagggaagAATAAGAAAATTGAAGAGATGTCGTCTACCTTTCTAATCTcttctttgaatctttgtttTTCGTTTTCTCTGggtttgatttttgtttttgttaccAACTGTGCCATCATGAGGAAAGGATGAAAAATGGgttagagagaaagagaggatcTGAAGAAATCTGTAAGCGGCTCTGCTTCTGCAGCTCCTTTGGTAAGAAAA comes from Euphorbia lathyris chromosome 8, ddEupLath1.1, whole genome shotgun sequence and encodes:
- the LOC136202158 gene encoding uncharacterized protein — its product is MDSCQLQSMDEEIRFRMKHQRLLEEFVDLQKDFVSKKKKMQITQKKRDALLAEVRFLRQKHSYLMDLRSNKLEAKKEPVSPEKSCMQNENVDKKEKIKDRETINKRIKNL